One Alligator mississippiensis isolate rAllMis1 chromosome 1, rAllMis1, whole genome shotgun sequence genomic window carries:
- the LOC102558475 gene encoding olfactory receptor 51Q1: MSSLCSSNTTEIMFILTGIPGLEAAHIWLSIPFSSIYLVALVGNCTILLIIKTDPSLHEPMYYFLSMLALTDMGLSLSTMPTVLRIFWLNSREISFDACFAQLYFVHTFSFMESTVLLAMAFDRYMAICKPLRYASILNSARIAKIGVAIPCRCIVAVTPSLFLLRRLPFCRSRVLSHSYCLHQDMLRLVCADTTFNSRYGLAVVIVIIVLDPLLIVVSYIMIIKTVVGIASPEERLKAFNNCLSHIFAVLVLYIPMVGLSLVHRFGKHTSPLVHVLMANIYLLVPPVLNPIIYSIKTKQIRKGVLRLLGQRMTYSD; this comes from the coding sequence ATGTCATCTCTCTGCAGCTCCAATACCACAGAGATTATGTTCATTTTAACGGGCATCCCCGGGCTGGAAGCAGCACACATCTGGCTCTCCATCCCCTTCTCTTCCATTTACCTTGTCGCACTGGTAGGGAACTGCACGATCCTGTTGATCATCAAGACCGATCCCAGCCTCCATGAGCCCATGTACTATTTCCTCTCTATGCTGGCTCTCACTGATATGGGCTTGTCGCTCTCTACAATGCCAACGGTGCTGAGAATATTCTGGTTGAACTCCAGGGAAATCAGCTTTGATGCCTGCTTTGCTCAGCTTTATTTTGTGCATACGTTCTCCTTCATGGAGTCCACAGTGCTCCTGGCCATGGCCTTTGACCGCTACATGGCCATCTGCAAACCTCTGAGATATGCCTCCATCCTGAACAGTGCCAGAATCGCCAAGATAGGGGTGGCCATCCCATGCCGATGCATTGTAGCTGTGACGCCATCGCTCTTCCTGCTGAGAAGATTGCCGTTCTGCAGGTCCCGTGTGCTTTCCCATTCATACTGCCTGCACCAGGATATGCTGAGGCTGGTCTGTGCAGACACCACGTTCAACAGTCGGTATGGCTTAGCGGTCGTCATTGTCATCATTGTTTTAGATCCATTGCTCATTGTTGTATCCTATATTATGATCATTAAGACAGTTGTGGGCATCGCTTCCCCAGAAGAACGTCTCAAGGCCTTCAACAACTGTCTGTCCCACATCTTTGCTGTGCTAGTACTGTACATCCCCATGGTCGGCTTGTCCCTGGTCCATAGATTTGGCAAACACACTTCTCCTCTGGTTCATGTCCTCATGGCAAACATTTACCTGCTTGTCCCCCCTGTGCTGAATCCCATCATTTACAGCATCAAAACGAAGCAGATACGCAAGGGGGTCCTCAGGCTCCTTGGTCAAAGGATGACTTATTCAGACTAA